The following nucleotide sequence is from Pedobacter sp. PACM 27299.
TACCCCTTTCCGCGAATATAAATCTAAGATTGGAGAGAATGGGCTCAGCAGTAATGTAGTCAGTTCGATAGTAGAAGACTCGAAGCATAATCTTTGGATTGGAACAGAAGCGGAGGGCCTCAATTATTACGATCGGGCTTCGGGCAAGTTTACGAGTTTCAGACATGACCCTGAAAATCCTTCTTCGCTCAGCTCTACACTGGTCAAAGCTGTTTCTATCGACCATAAGGGAAAAGTCTGGGTGGGTACTTACGAAGGAGGGCTAGAACTGTACTTGCCGGAAACGAAAAATTTCCGCCATTATGAGCCAAATCCTACAGACCCAACCGCTTTAAATTCCAATCGGATTGTAGCCTTATTACACGATCGTCAGCAGCGTTTCTGGATCGGAACCCGTGCCAATGGACTCTTTCTCTACAATGAAAAAACAGATAACTTTTCTCCCTTTTCGGGGATCAATGACAAACATGATTTAAAAGTAGTACGGTACTTATTTCAGGATTCAAAAAATAATGTCTGGATCTGCTGTAATTCTGGAACCTATATTCTGGAGCCAAATTCCACTAAGGTGAGGAAGTTTAAAAATAGTGAGGAACGGATGCTGTTCAACGATATTAACTTTGTACAAGAGGATTCCCGTGGTTATATCTGGCTGGGAGGTTATGAGTCCGGCCTGATTCGTTACCTGCCTAAAAATAAAACGATCCGTTCGTTTAAAAAGGAAGATGGTTTGCCGAGTAATGTAGTGCTGGGGATGCTGGAAGATGATAAAGGGAATCTTTGGATCAGTACTGACAATGGCTTGTCGAAATTTGACCGCAAGACTTTTAAAACTTATACCGTAAGGGATGGCCTTCCAGGGAATGTATTCAATTATAATTCTTTCTTTAAAGACAGTAAAGGAGAGTTTTTCTTCGGTGGATTTAATGGCATGGTCAGCTTTTTCCCGGATCAGATTAAAGACAATAACCGCGTGCCGAAAGTGGTGTTTACACGTCTGAAACTTTTCAATAAGCCCATCACGATCAATGATGAGACGCAGTTGCTGAAAGAAAATATCAGCCTCACCAAAGAGCTTACCTTTTCTTACCATCAAAATATTTTCACGGTAGACTTTGCCGTGCTCAATTATATCAAGTCGGAGAAGAACAGATATGCTTATAAACTGGAAGGTTTTGAAAAGGACTGGAATTATGTGAGCAGTCCTTCCGCCACCTTTACCAATTTACCTTCGGGCACTTACACTTTATTGATCCGTGGCTCTAATAATGATGGGGTCTGGAATCCGGTGCCTACTAAACTGCTCATTCATGTGAATCCGCCATTCTGGAAAACCTGGTGGGCCTACCTGATTTATATGTCCGCTTTCCTGGGGATGCTATTTTTGTTCTCCAGGTTCCTTTGGATCAGGGCGCTCCTGAAAAGAGAACAAGATGTGTATCAAATGAAACTAGATTTCTTTACCAATGTTTCCCATGAAATCAGGACACCACTGACCTTGATTGAAGGGCCTTTAGAAACGCTGATCCATGAAACTCAGGAATCACCGGTATTAAATAGAAAATTATTGACGGTAAGGAGAAATGCTGGACGCCTCACCAGGCTGGTGAATGAACTGCTGGATTTTAGAAAGGCAGAATCCGGAAAGTTGAGCCTTAACATTTCGCCGGGGAATATTGTCAGTTTTGCCAAGGAAATCTATCTTTCTTTTACGGATCTGGCGATTAAACAACATATCGATTATCAGTTTTTATCCGATGAAGCCGAAATTGAGGTTTATTTTGACAATGAACAGCTGGAGAAAGTGCTGTACAACCTCTTATCAAATGCCTTTAAATGTACGCCAGAAGGAGGGATGATCCGATTATCCGTTTTAAAAACACCAGATGGTTTTGTAGAAATTCGTACCTGTGACAATGGGAAAGGGATTCCAGAAGAAAGCAGGGATAAGCTGTTTACCAATTTCTATCAGGTAAAAGATCCGCTTTCCAGAAACAGCGGTACGGGAATAGGCCTTGCCCTTTCTAAAAAGATAGCAGAACTGCACCATGGCAGCCTATTTTTAGCGGAACAAAAAGACATTCCGGAAGCGGGTATCCGTACTTGTTTCTGCTTGAAACTGAAATTAGGACAGGCACATTTTTCAAAAGAAGAATTAGTACAGGACTTCCTGAATAGCGAAAACCCGGCACATTATCTGGCAGCCGACACATCAGCACTAGAGCAAAGCCCCTACCTGCCAGCAGCGGAAAATGGAGATCCAGAAGAGCAGGTGACGATTTTGATTGTAGAAGACAACCATGAGGTGAGAGACTTTATCGTACAATTCTTACGACCGTTTTATATCGTTTTAGAAGCAGAGCAGGGTGCAATAGGACTGCAAATCGCGATTGATAAAATCCCTGACCTGATCGTCAGTGATGTGATGATGCCGGTGATGGACGGATTGGAACTATGCCGGACGCTGAAAACCGATGTCAGAACCAGCCATATTCCAGTTATCCTGTTAACTGCAAGAACTGGAAATATCCATGAAGTGAATGGCTTGAAAACCGGGGCAGAGGCTTACCTCACCAAACCTTTCAGCATCAGCAGCCTGCAGCTGACCATCTCGAACCTGCTCATGCTGCAGGCCAATATGAGGCGAAAGTTTAGTCAGCAGATTACCCTGCAGCCTGCCAATATTTTAATTGAGTCCTCAGATGAAGAATTCCTGAATAAAGTAATGACACTGATTGAAAATAACTTTACGATATCGGAGTTTAGCGTCAACACCCTGGCCTCAGATTTAGGGATGAGTACACCCATCCTTTATAAAAAGATTAAAGTGCTGACCGGCCTCACCGTTAATAATTTCATTAAATCTGTCCGGCTGAAAAGAGCAGCCCAACTGCTCCGTCAAAAGGTATACACCGTTTATGAAGTGGCCTACCTCGTAGGTTTTAGTGACCCCAAATATTTCAGTAAAGAGTTTGTGAAACAGTTTGGCAGAACCCCTTCTGATTATGCATTAGAGGAATAATCACTGCTTATTTAAGAATTTCCCCCTTTATAATTAAGAATTTCCCCCCTCAGAGATGCGCAGGAGCGCTACATTAGCAAAACCAAGTATAATTTATCTGTAAGACCAATTGATCTGATGAACGAGTATTCTATGATTTCTTGTCCTGTATTTTCCGCTTTTGGAAACATTTACCAGGATTCCTCATCGCTGTTATGTACTTGCATTTGCAAGGTTCATGAGGCGATTGTATTCCCCCGTATTTCAAATAAATGTGCTGGTAGCGCCTCTAGGATTCTAACTAAATAACTATTGATTATGAAAGCACAATTACTAAAAGTATCGATGGCTCCTGCTCAATCATTTAGTGTCAGACAGGATGTCGAACCATTTGTCAACAATAAATGGCATTACCACCAGGAGCTGGAATTGATTTATTTTAATGAAGGTAAGGGAATGCAGTTTATCGGGGATAACATTCAATCTTTTGATTCGGGAGACATCATTCTGGTAGGTGCGCATTTGCCGCATTACTGGAGATTTGAAGATGCCTATTTTGAAGGTGGCGAAAAGAGCGGTACTGCAGATGTAAAGGTCGCTCATTTTAGCGAAGACCTTTGGGGAGATTTCTTCTTGAACCTGCCGGAAAATAAAGCCTTAAAAGATGTGATGGAGAAATCCAAAAGAGGCGTGAAGGTGACCGGCAAAAATAAAGAAATAGTAGCGGCATTACTTACGCGCATGCTGGAAGCTGAAGGAACGGAAAGAATCATCATGCTGATGCAGGCTTTACTGGAAATCGCTAAATGCAGTGAGTTGGAAACGCTGGCTTCCGTTGGTTTTCAGTACGACCTGGAACAGGTAGAGAAAGATCGCATCAGTGACATCTATGAATATACTTATGCCAATTTCAGGAATAAGATCTGTCTGGAGGAAATTGCCGATGTAGCCAAGATCAGCCCTAATTCTTTCTGCCGTTATTTTAAATCGCGCACGCGAAAAACATATTCTCAATTTCTAACAGAGATCAAAGTAGGGCAGGCCTGCAAGCTTTTGATTGAAGCTCACCTCAACCTTAAACAAATCTGCTACAACAGTGGCTTTAATAATTTTGCCAGTTTCCATAAGTGTTTTAAAAAGGTAACCGGGAAAAGCCCCCTCTGTTACCAACGGGAATTTGTAACTGAATATATCAACTAAAACAGCAAGCCAATTCTGTTGACAACTACGCCAAACCAACCGACTGATTCCTAAAAAATAATCCGTCCCTTAGATTAACCAAAATAAACTTAAACGAATAATAATGAAAATGACCACCACTACTACAAAGCGCCATAGGAGATATATGGCTTTGCGCTCCTGACCAGCACGATGACCGGATTCCCGGAATAATTAGCTGAAGATCAATTAAAGTATTTACTCATTTTTAAAACTGAAGTATGAAGGAAATTTATACTATGAACCTCTATTTGTCTAACAAATGGAAAGTGTGCACGATCAGGAAGGTTGGCGTCATCATTTTACTAGCCATCGGGATGTTATTTTCCCCCTCCGCGTATGCACAAACAATTAAAGTAAAAGGCGTAGTGAAGGATGATAAAGGGGTGCCGCTTCCAGGGGTGGGCGTCAAAATTAAAGGGACATCAACGGGTACTTCTACCAATGGCGATGGCCTCTACAGCATTACCGTACCTAGTACATCAGCGGTATTGGTATTTAGCTATATCGGCTTTATGCCTCAGGAAGCCACAGTAGGCACTAAAACTACGTTAAACATCAGCCTGAAAGAAGATTTCTCTGATCTGGAAGAGATTGTCGTAACCGGTTATGGCGGGGTAGCCAGAAAGAAAGACCTTACCGGTGCCAGTTCCTCTGTGAATGAAAAGGCAATTAAAGAACGTCAGCCAATTAACCTTTTTGATGCTTTGCAAGGCCAGGCAGCAGGGGTTTTAATTGTGAATGATGGTGGTGGTGCTCCAGGTGCTACAGGTTCTATCCAGATTCGCGGTACTTCTACTTTGAATGGTGGAAATGGACCTTTATATGTAGTAGATGGGGTGATCGACGAGAACGGTGCGAATATCAATCCTGCCGATATGGCCAATATAGAAGTATTGAAAGATGCGGCATCAGCTTCCATCTATGGTTCACGTGCGGCTAACGGTGTAATTTTAATTACCACCAAAAGAGGACAGGAAGGAAAACCTTCCATCGACGTGACCTATAACCATGTATTTGGTCGTTTGGCACATAGCATTCCCATCAGTAATTCTGCGGAAGTACGTGCATTCAGAGCGATTCAAGGCAGAACGAATGCCACAGACTCCCTGAATCCAAGTTTCAATGCAGATAATGATTTGCAGGATATCTTATTAGGTAACCTGGCTCAAAAGAAAGAAGTTAAACTGGGAATTAGTGGTGCCCAAAAAGGATTGAACTATTATACCAGTTTAAATTACCTGGATGATCAATCTATCATTAAGAACAGCTGGGCAAAACGTCTGCAGTCGAGGATAAACATCGGCTATCAGATCTCCCCAAAATTAAAGTATTCGAATAATGTATCCTTCGGCTGGTCGAAAGGAAATGCAATTCCAGTGGGAAATACAATAAAGGTTGTCGTAGACCGACCTGCTTATTCCTTACTTTACTATCCTGACGGAACTTTAACCAGTTATATTGCTTCAAAAAGGAATCCAATTGCCCAGGCTTTATATGAGCGGGATGAAGAAGAAGTGTATTCTGCACAATTGAACAATCAGCTGGATTATTCCTTCACGAAAGATCTGAAATTTACGACTTTATTTAACGCAAAACTCGATAATGCGCAGAGTATGTATTTCTCCCCAAGGATCATCTCCGCAAATAAAGATCAGAACTCTGGTAAAAATGAGATGAATAAAACGTTCAGATATGAATATCAGGCTTTTGTGAATTACAACAGAACCGTGGCGACTGACCATGCTTTTTCTGCTTTGCTGGGTTTTAGTGCCGACAGAAGGAAGTTTGACCGCATCCATACAGAGTATCAAAACAGTGTAAATGAAGCAGTTTTTGTAACGCTTCCTGATTACCTGACGGCTTCTAAAAGTTATACAGACGGAACGGCAAATTCTACGGCTTCTATTTTTAGTAGATTAGGCTACAACTATAAAGGGCGCTATATTTTACAGGGAACCTATCGTAGAGATGGATCTTCCAGATTCGGATCAGAAAATCGCTGGGGTGATTTCTTTTCTGCCTCTGCAGCATGGCGTTTCTCTGATGAGAAATTCATGAACTTCGCAAAACCTTACTTGGAAGACGCAAAGCTTCGTTACAGTTTTGGTCAGCTAGGAAATGATAAAATCGGAGATTACGAGTCTTATACCAAATTCGGATTTGCAGGAAACTATAACGGTATTGGTGCTGCGGTACCGGTTTCAAACTTCGGTAATCCTTATATCAAATGGGAAACCACTACACAGAACAATATTGGAATGGACCTGAGTTTCTTCAAGGGAAGGTTAGGCATCACCGCTGATTATTACGTGAAGGAAACCAGTAACCTATTGTACCCAAGAGAACTTTCTAAAGAAACAGGATACAGTACGGTGCTGGTAAATGTTGGCACCATACAGTCAAAAGGTTTTGAGTTTGTGGCCACCGGAACACCAGTAGTTACAAAGAATTTTGAATGGAGCATCATGGGTAACATCACCTTTGAGCGCGGAACAATAAAGAAACTCGCAGGTGGTATTCCATTCTTTGTGGGTAATAAATGGTATGTAGAAGAGGGTGGTAAAATTGGTAACTTCTATGGTTGGAAAAACCTGGGTGTATACCAATGGAATGAATCGAATGCTTATGATGAAAACTGGAAAAAACTAACCTTAGTGTTAGAGAATGGACAGCCTAAAATTGAGAATGGTAAACCCGTTTATACTTCAAACGGACAGCCATATACTGGAAATGTGTTGAGTAAAAGGGCACCGGATGGTAAGCTTAAAGGTGGTGATGCAGAGTGGGAAGAGGTAAAAGCGGATGGGGTAATTGACGATGAAGATCGTCAGATTCTGGGCAATGCTACTCCTGATTTTTATCTGGGTGTGACGAACAATTTCCGTTATAAAAATATATCATTGTCCTTTACTTTCAATGGTTCATTTGGTGGCGAGGTATACAATACCCTTTTACAAACACAGAATAACCCTTCCAATACTGGTGCCGGATCTCCGGATATGGTTTACAATTCCTGGAGAAAACCTGGTGATATTGCCAAATACCCTTATTACATCGAGAAGAATAACCGTGGAAATCTGAAAACTAATCAGAACAGTTTGTATGTAGAAGATGCTTCTTTCTTTAGGTTATCGAGCGCACGCTTGTCGTACCAGCTCAATGAAAAATGGTCAAAAACCGTTGGCATGAGAAGGATCAGTACCTATGTATATGGTACCAATTTATTAACCTGGACCAATTACCGCGGTTATGATCCTGAGTTTAGCACCAACAACCCTTTAACCCCGGGTGATGACGTTGGTAAATATCCAAGAAGAAGAGAGTTTGGTTTAGGTATCAATGTTAATTTCTAATAAGATGATGATGAAAAAGATAATCGCGATGTCTGCTTTAGGCGCAGCGTTGTTACTGGGTGGCTGTAAAAAGTTTTTAGATGAAAGACCTTTCAATCAGGTACCCTTAGCGGATTTTTATAAAAACAGATATGATGTGGAAGCTGCAGTTGCAGGGATGTATTCTGGCTTTCAGCAGGAAATGGTGGGCAAGGACCAGTACACAGAAAAATATATGTATTGGGGAGAATACCGTTCTGACAATTTCGACAGGTTTCTGATCTATACTAAAGATTTTGTGGATGAGGTGGTGCTGAATAGTTTAACGCCTACCAATCAATTTTCGGATTGGACCGGGCTATATTCAGTCATCGGCAGAGCCAATAATAATATTAAATATATTCCGCTGACCGCAAATCTGGACCCACTGCTTACGCCAGCGATGGTGAACAGCTACCTTTCCCAAACTTATGCCATGCGTGCCATGAGTTATTTTTACCTGGTTAGGGTTTGGGGCGATGCAGTGATCAGACTGGAACCTTTTGAAAGTCTGGATGCTGTTTCCGAAGAACCCCGGGTTGCTAAAGATAGGGTGATCAATGAAGTGATCATTCCTGATCTCCAGAAAGCCTATGACCTGGTCAAAAAAGGCGACAAACCTGTAGTGTTCAATATTGGTGAAGCAGCGATCTGCGCTACTATGGCTGATGTGTACATGTGGAAGAAAGATTATCCAAATGCCATCAAATGGATCAAACTTTTATTTGCAGCTAAAGGGCCTACCGGAGCAGTATATACTGGCGCCAGTGAGTTGAATTTACAGCCTTCTGCGACATGGAAAAATATATTTACCGCACCTGCAAGCAGCATGGAATCCATCTGGAGCATCCACTGGGATTACCAGAAAAACGGCTGTGCCTGTATGCAGACCTCCTGGACTTCTAATAACAAACAGATTTCTATTGATGAGGGCATTTATGCCACCTGGTTTCAGCCACAAGTATCAGCCACAACCAGAACTACAGATATCAGACCAAGACAGACAGCAGATGTATTTTTTGGAGGGACGAAACCAAACAGGGATCGTTTTGTGAAATGGTACCCAACGGCTGCCAATCCTATTGCTGCAGATCCATGGCCAGCCAGCAACCAATTGCTGCCAGTTTATCTGACCATGTATCGCCTGAGTGATATTTATCTATTGTATGCGGAAGCACTGAATGCAACTGGTGATTTACCAAATGCGTTAAAATACTTAAATTATGTTCGTAAGCGTGCAGTGGTTCCGGAGTACCTGTCTACAGATCCTTTAGTATCCAATCAGGTGGCAATGGAGAATGCCATCCTGAACGAAAGACAGCTTGAGTTATTTGGCGAAGGTAAAAGATGGTTCGACCTGGTTCGTACCAATCATGTCAAAACAGTGATGGATCCGATTCTTAAGCGAAGACAAACGGCTGCCGGAAATATAGATGCCCCAGGGTTTTTGAATCCTGAAAATAAAGTCTACTGGCCATTGCATAGAAATGTGCTGAACTCTAATTCTAAATTAAACCAAAATCCTGGTTACACCGATTAATCAACAGACAATGAATAAGATCAATAGATTACTGAAAAGGTACGCCTTCTTATTGCTGCTTCCATTAACAGGATGCACGTTGTTCGATATGGAACTACAAAAGAAATATGATTATAATCCTCAAACACTGGATCCGAACATTCATATCTCGGCTAGGAAGTTCTTAGAAGACCGTTCTTATGAAAGTCCGACTAACCTGAACGATACGGTTTTTAAATGGATGAGAAAGGGTTTGGAATATGCAGAGATCGACCTTGCCGCTTATGAAAAACAGGGCATGACTTTCATGTTTCTTCACAATGATGCCATCCGTGTTTGGGATGCCAAAACGAATAAGGTGACTGGAGGAATGTGGTTTAATTTTCCTATTATCACTTTGGTTCCAGGTACAGAGTCGATTGCAACAAGTCGGCCAGCCACAAAATGGTCAGATTATCCTAAGGCTGATGTGAAGAATTATTTTCTATACCTGATGCTGCAAGGGACTTATAATTTCAATAACCTTCGTTTAACACCTGTGGATGCACAAACCATGCTGCCTCCGGGAACATTGGCTACCAAATCTTCTTTGCTGGGTCTTGTGAACGGAGCAAAAGGATTTGATCAGGAGGGTAAGATGAGTTTATCCATTCTGAACAACGATGACCTTGCGCCATTGGTGATCAATAAATTAACGAGAAACAGATCCGGTGGTTATGTGACCACAAATGCCATTGTTCATGTATATGGCGCCACAGTTTTCCCTTACCGACCAGAATAAAATTTATGAGAAGCCTAACTTTAGTCCTTTTTTGCACGATCCTGTTTAATAATGTATTCGCACAGCAAAGTCAGCGTTTAACCCAAAACTGGGAATTTCTGAAAGGAGATCTTGGTGGTATTTATGAAGCCATCAGGCCGGTGAAAGCCGGAAATCCTGAAAGTGTCCCGGTATGGGAGCCAGTCCTTCTTCCGCATTGTTTCAATGCGAAGGATGCCGTTACTCCCGATCTAAACTATTACCAGGGGCCGGGTTGGTACCGGACGCAGCTGACGATCAGCAATCCTTATAAAAATGGGCGCACACTCCTTCATTTTGAAGGGGCGGGGCAGAAGACTAAAGTTTATATCTATGATGTTTTAGTAGCCGAGCATGTTGGCGGTTACGATGAATGGACGGCCGATATCACCGATGCGGTAGCGGCTTTCCGTAAAAACCCTTTATTTGAAAAACAGTTTAAAGGAAAGATCCCGGTAGAAATCCGCTCGGACAACTCCCGGGATCTTGAAATGATCCCTTCGGATCTTTCAGATTTTAATGTATATGGCGGTTTGTACCGTTACCTGAACCTTGTTTATGTTCCTCAGGTATCCGCAGAAAAGGTTTTTGCTGAGGCAAGTGTGGATGCAAAAGGTAGTTTGGGCCAACTGAAGATCAGTTCCCGATTGCTAAATCCTGATGGAATAGATACGATATTAGTGAAATTCCAGGTTAAAGATCCTCAGGGGAAATTAGTGGTTTCTTTTAATAAACGATGGAAGGCATTTTATGGTAAAAAAGAGCTTTGGGAAACTTCGCTGAAGAAACCACAATTATGGTCTACGGAGCATCCAAATCTGTATACTGTAGAAATGAGCATTACTGCGAATGGACTGACCTCAGTTCATTCCGAAAAAATAGGATTCAGAAACTTTGAGTTTGTTAAAAAAGGGCCTTTTATGCTGAATGGCAAAAGGCTTTTATTAAGAGGTACGCACCGTCATGAAGACCATGCGGGTGTTGCCGCGGCCATGACAGAAGATCAGATCCGTGAGGAAATGGTGCTGATGAAAAGCATGGGCGTTAATTTTATCCGCCTCGGTCATTACCAGCAATCCAGAATTGTACTGGATTTATGTGACAGTTTAGGGATTCTAGTATGGGAAGAGATTCCTTGGTGTCGTGGCGGTTTAGGTGGCGAAAGCTATAAAAAACAGGCACGTACCATGCTCCGCAATATGGTGGAGCAGCATTATAACCACCCTTCGATTATCATCTGGGGAATGGGGAATGAAAATGACTGGCCGGGAGATTTCTCGGAGTTTGATCAGCATAAGATCAGGGAGTTCATGAAAGAACTGAACGACCTTTCACACGTACTGGATCCTTCCAGAAAAACAGCGATCAGAAGATGTGATTTCTGTAAAGACATTGTAGATGTTTACTCGCCTTCGATCTGGGCAGGTTGGTATCGTGGGATTTACACAGAATATAAAGAAGTATCTAATCAGGAATTTGATAAAGTAGATAACTTCCTTCATGTGGAATGGGGAGGGGATAGCCATGCAGGTCGACATTCGGAAAGTCCGGATAATGCTTTGAGTTTGGTGACTAAAGGTAAGGGTGCCGATGAGCGTGCAGGTGATGCCTCGTTATTTGGCGGCAGTGCCCGTGTTTCTAAAGATGGCGACTGGAGCGAAAGTTATATTGTAAACCTGATCGACTGGCATTTGAAAGAGCAGGAAACCATGCCTTGGCTGACTGGTACTGCCTACTGGCCATTTAAAGATTTTTCTACGCCTGTTCGTCCGGATAATCCCGTTCCTTATATGAACCAAAAGGGGGTAGTTGAGCGTGATTTCACTAAAAAAGAATCGTTTTATGTGTTCCAGTCGTACTGGACAACAGCGCCGATGATTCATATTTATGGCCATTCCTGGCCAGTAAGATGGGGTGATGCTGCAGAAGAGAAAATGGTGAAAGTATATGCAAACCTGGATGAGGTGGAACTCTTCCTGAACGGTAAAAGCATAGGCAAGAGAAAAAGAAATAGCCAGGACTTTCCTGCTGCTGGGTTGAGGTGGATGGTCACCTTTAAGGAAGGCCAGAATACGATAAAGGCGGTTGGTAAGAAAGATGGAAAGGTGTTTACAGATGAAATCACACAAGAATATCAAACGGCAAAATGGGATAAGCCCGTAAAAATGATACTGGAAAAGGTCTCTGAAAAGGATGGGGTAGCGACGATTCGGGTTAAAGTGTTAGACAAGAACAATATCTTGTGTTTGGATGCGCAAAACTATGTCAGCTTTGGCATCACCGGCGACGGTACTTTGATCGATGATTTGGGGACTGCCCGCGGCTCCAGAAAAGTACAGCTTGGAAACGGCCGTGCAGCGATCAGCATCAAAATGAATAAAGGAAAGAGTGTAGCGAGCGTAAAGGCTGATGGATTGCCTTCCGCATTTGTGGAAATAAACGAATAGAACATGAAGAAACTGTATGTATGCTTAGGAGCCCTGTCCATTTCGATAAATGCCATTGCACAGCAGCCTTTAAAATTATGGTATGACCACCCAGCTAAAGTTTGGGAGGAAGCCCTGCCACTCGGAAACGGGAAGACAGGTGCTATGGTGTATGGTCGTGTAAATCGGGAAAGAATCCCTTTAAATGATAATACATTGTGGTCTGGCTATCCGGATCCCGGAAATAATCCGGCAGGGCCGAAAGTATTGCCAGAGGTACGTAAAGCAATAGAAGAAGGTAAATATGAGGAAGCCACGCAACTATGGCGCAAAATGCAGGGGCCTTATTCCGCCAGGTATCTTCCTTTAGGAGATTTGTATCTGCAGTTTAATCAAAAAGATAGTATTCCTACTCAATACAACAGAGCGCTGAGTCTGGACAATGCCATTGCTACCGTG
It contains:
- a CDS encoding hybrid sensor histidine kinase/response regulator, which gives rise to MNHFKLLLLGLLFSCIGVTAQQKSISFNHLTVENGLSQSSVLSITQDSLGFMWFGTKDGLNKFNTQNFEIYKYHKNDSSSLTSSMNINALLTDSKGNVWVGTQKGLNLYLPKTNSFKRFQHHNKQKNSISHNIIRSIYEDRQGFIWVATDSGLNKLVAPDKFERFMTSSDPQKGPVHHLVKSVYQDHNNVMWVGTLQGLISMVLKNGKYVCRAYVHDRTKPESLSDNDISSILEDHRHNLWIGTHSGGLELMDRSTGTFKHFRFKNGQPNSISSNVIRKMMLAKDGKLWVSTLNGINIIDVDNYAIKVLNHLPDDPSSLNQNSIYDLMQDAAGSIWVGTYYGGVNVYHVNSTPFREYKSKIGENGLSSNVVSSIVEDSKHNLWIGTEAEGLNYYDRASGKFTSFRHDPENPSSLSSTLVKAVSIDHKGKVWVGTYEGGLELYLPETKNFRHYEPNPTDPTALNSNRIVALLHDRQQRFWIGTRANGLFLYNEKTDNFSPFSGINDKHDLKVVRYLFQDSKNNVWICCNSGTYILEPNSTKVRKFKNSEERMLFNDINFVQEDSRGYIWLGGYESGLIRYLPKNKTIRSFKKEDGLPSNVVLGMLEDDKGNLWISTDNGLSKFDRKTFKTYTVRDGLPGNVFNYNSFFKDSKGEFFFGGFNGMVSFFPDQIKDNNRVPKVVFTRLKLFNKPITINDETQLLKENISLTKELTFSYHQNIFTVDFAVLNYIKSEKNRYAYKLEGFEKDWNYVSSPSATFTNLPSGTYTLLIRGSNNDGVWNPVPTKLLIHVNPPFWKTWWAYLIYMSAFLGMLFLFSRFLWIRALLKREQDVYQMKLDFFTNVSHEIRTPLTLIEGPLETLIHETQESPVLNRKLLTVRRNAGRLTRLVNELLDFRKAESGKLSLNISPGNIVSFAKEIYLSFTDLAIKQHIDYQFLSDEAEIEVYFDNEQLEKVLYNLLSNAFKCTPEGGMIRLSVLKTPDGFVEIRTCDNGKGIPEESRDKLFTNFYQVKDPLSRNSGTGIGLALSKKIAELHHGSLFLAEQKDIPEAGIRTCFCLKLKLGQAHFSKEELVQDFLNSENPAHYLAADTSALEQSPYLPAAENGDPEEQVTILIVEDNHEVRDFIVQFLRPFYIVLEAEQGAIGLQIAIDKIPDLIVSDVMMPVMDGLELCRTLKTDVRTSHIPVILLTARTGNIHEVNGLKTGAEAYLTKPFSISSLQLTISNLLMLQANMRRKFSQQITLQPANILIESSDEEFLNKVMTLIENNFTISEFSVNTLASDLGMSTPILYKKIKVLTGLTVNNFIKSVRLKRAAQLLRQKVYTVYEVAYLVGFSDPKYFSKEFVKQFGRTPSDYALEE
- a CDS encoding AraC family transcriptional regulator, with protein sequence MKAQLLKVSMAPAQSFSVRQDVEPFVNNKWHYHQELELIYFNEGKGMQFIGDNIQSFDSGDIILVGAHLPHYWRFEDAYFEGGEKSGTADVKVAHFSEDLWGDFFLNLPENKALKDVMEKSKRGVKVTGKNKEIVAALLTRMLEAEGTERIIMLMQALLEIAKCSELETLASVGFQYDLEQVEKDRISDIYEYTYANFRNKICLEEIADVAKISPNSFCRYFKSRTRKTYSQFLTEIKVGQACKLLIEAHLNLKQICYNSGFNNFASFHKCFKKVTGKSPLCYQREFVTEYIN
- a CDS encoding SusC/RagA family TonB-linked outer membrane protein, translated to MKEIYTMNLYLSNKWKVCTIRKVGVIILLAIGMLFSPSAYAQTIKVKGVVKDDKGVPLPGVGVKIKGTSTGTSTNGDGLYSITVPSTSAVLVFSYIGFMPQEATVGTKTTLNISLKEDFSDLEEIVVTGYGGVARKKDLTGASSSVNEKAIKERQPINLFDALQGQAAGVLIVNDGGGAPGATGSIQIRGTSTLNGGNGPLYVVDGVIDENGANINPADMANIEVLKDAASASIYGSRAANGVILITTKRGQEGKPSIDVTYNHVFGRLAHSIPISNSAEVRAFRAIQGRTNATDSLNPSFNADNDLQDILLGNLAQKKEVKLGISGAQKGLNYYTSLNYLDDQSIIKNSWAKRLQSRINIGYQISPKLKYSNNVSFGWSKGNAIPVGNTIKVVVDRPAYSLLYYPDGTLTSYIASKRNPIAQALYERDEEEVYSAQLNNQLDYSFTKDLKFTTLFNAKLDNAQSMYFSPRIISANKDQNSGKNEMNKTFRYEYQAFVNYNRTVATDHAFSALLGFSADRRKFDRIHTEYQNSVNEAVFVTLPDYLTASKSYTDGTANSTASIFSRLGYNYKGRYILQGTYRRDGSSRFGSENRWGDFFSASAAWRFSDEKFMNFAKPYLEDAKLRYSFGQLGNDKIGDYESYTKFGFAGNYNGIGAAVPVSNFGNPYIKWETTTQNNIGMDLSFFKGRLGITADYYVKETSNLLYPRELSKETGYSTVLVNVGTIQSKGFEFVATGTPVVTKNFEWSIMGNITFERGTIKKLAGGIPFFVGNKWYVEEGGKIGNFYGWKNLGVYQWNESNAYDENWKKLTLVLENGQPKIENGKPVYTSNGQPYTGNVLSKRAPDGKLKGGDAEWEEVKADGVIDDEDRQILGNATPDFYLGVTNNFRYKNISLSFTFNGSFGGEVYNTLLQTQNNPSNTGAGSPDMVYNSWRKPGDIAKYPYYIEKNNRGNLKTNQNSLYVEDASFFRLSSARLSYQLNEKWSKTVGMRRISTYVYGTNLLTWTNYRGYDPEFSTNNPLTPGDDVGKYPRRREFGLGINVNF